Below is a genomic region from Lampris incognitus isolate fLamInc1 chromosome 2, fLamInc1.hap2, whole genome shotgun sequence.
GTCAGATGCAGccacattaaaacttttttcctaccTGACTACTCGCAGATTAACAAAACAAACTGATAAGACAACTTGGCCATATGTACATATCTACTATTAACTAACAGAGTCAGACATAAGTCAGAAAAAGAGACTGCCTGTACTTACATCTCCCTCATTGCTGTCTACAGTGTTGTGTGACACTTTTAACTGTAGATTCAGTCAGAATTTAAGTGTTGTCCCCTCTGCTTTCCTATTCTCCTGCCATCCTTACCCTTACCACTCACTGCTGGCTGCCCTTTCTTTGACTGCCATCAGATCTGAGATCAGTTTGATTAGCAGACAGTGCTTAGGGAGGCAGTTCTGTAACGGCATCATCACAGGTCAGAGTCCCATATTAGACAAGGTGAATCTATTTAGCAGCAATGTGTCACGCtgaggtgcccttgagcaagaccctACTGTCTCTTTGTGATTTGCTCTGGATGAAGATAGCAGGGAAACATGTTTAAAACAGTTTAAAATGCAAATTAGgagtcccccccctttttgttttctccctaattgtatccggcgtattaccccactcttccaacccctctgccgatccgggcagggctgcagactaccacatgcctcctccgatacatgtgaagtcgtttccacttcttttcccctgaaagtttcgccagggagatgtagcgtgtgggaggatcacaccattccccccccccccagttccccctccctccctgaacaggcaccatgactgaccagaggaggcactagtgcagcaaccaggacacatacccacatccagcttcccacccgcagacacggacaattgtgtctgtagggatgcccgaccaagcctaaggtaacacggggattcgaaccggtgatccccatgttggtaggcaacggaatagaccgccacgccacccagatgtccCAGGAGTTATTTTGAAGTAAACATTATTTGCAAGTTAATTTAAGTTAATAAGGAGTAAGTATGGGGTAAAAATACCTGGTCAGGTAAAGCCCATCCGGATGATTTAGAAATTGTCATTTTGTTATATTTAACACATCAAGTTTTAGGACTtggaattaattttttttttaatctcaaaaTTTAGTTATTTAAATAACACctacaaaaaaacaacacttttttgtttttttgcaatgtGCCACTGTTCAAGTTCAGTGCATAGAAATTGGCCTCGTTCTTAACCAGATGAATAAATGTCACCATTCAGTGAAGACTGTGCAACCAGTCGTGACTTAATACAATTTCAACAGCGCTGCttcttttttatttctattttgtcACTACTGTTCAGCAACCATTACAAAGAAATATAGCTGCAAGcagcgatggggggggggcaagcaagGGGTGCAACCACATCCTCGCATCAATGCGTTGCTGAGATATGCTCTGATTTCCTGTTTGACGGTTTCACCGCCGATTCAAATTGGCAATGACAGACGGACGATTTCGTAAGTCAAAAATTCCATCTGACAACTTTTGTGATGCTTGGCCCGAAGCTCATCTCTGCCAAGTTTGGTGAAGATTGGGCAACTTTGTGGCCTATATTTAAatatatctaaaaaaaagaagttcaGATTGTTACATTGTTTCACAAGAAGTCGGCGAACACTTGGATGTATTGTGTGTCTGAGTAGCGTGAGAATTGAGGCCGTTACTGCGATTTAAACTTGGCAGGAATTTGTTAGAGTTGGAGTGAGCCATATATGGTCATGTAATGTTAGTCTATGGGACGCGCAACCTCCAAACAAACGCTCGTATCACGAAAACGATAGACTTTAGGTAGGTAGATATTTCTTCGTGAGTGGCTCAACAAGTATTCCTACGttttgatggggttttttttgtgtatgtgcgtgcaaaaTTGTGCAAGCAGCGGCAAGTTATAAATCCTTGTGGCAAAAGCACAGATCTGTCCGCCTCGCTCTAAATTCCCATAGGTGACATTAATACCCTTGGGTGAAATTCTAGCTCAAAAACTGGCAAAACCGCCGGGAGAATCCTTCCACAAAGTAACAGCAACTCGAGTGGGGTGGAGCCACTCGAATTGACACAagaatgactttttttttaaggaaatgCATCATAAGTTAACCGGAAAACGCATTTTTGCTTATCACAGCGCCTCCCAGTGGTCAAATAAATATTTTGTGGCACAACCTCAGCAAGAGTCGATTTACTAAGTTTTGAGTCAACACATCCAACAGTTGCTGAGatatgacctcagctcctgtttGGCAGCGTTGCTGTCAATTTTGATTGGCTGCAACGGTCAAACGGTTTTGAACGTCAAAAATCTATATTGTAGCTTTTgtgagtgtaaccaggttaaaattaatgtttttattttattttgtttgagtatgaaatatcaccaaatcctgtctgtgtgctgttatttgtgtttactacattttattttatgtcattatttacttttatgtatgttttacaacgaccgtcatatacgtgtgctgtcgctttaagagagaggtcttgtgggtacacggaaggggGGAACACGCAGGACCCCGACACCGGAGGACTCCCCcgtacgcgatattatgaaccctacataggcctcgccaaaatcccgtttctggctttgtcacgtgtgcgccaccgtagcaacgcgaaaatatgttgttatggggttagcgctcatcaaggaaacgctgtacacccacaatttaacctgtctaagttatccacaatcaacattaatataataccaataacgtatccaaggagcagaggcagaccttgtaacctaaaattgttaggttagtcaacttaaggctattctttccctcacaatcataatttcaaccccatggttcactttttagacgattcataagttatgtaacttaatattttgattatttttaatcaaaaccaaaaataatctagtctatttattagatatatgttcattttcagacaactaacgttacttacctccgttctgttgttgacagccagcagtccaaaattacaaaagcagccagctgtccaaaattgcgaaaaatacaaaattacaaaattgaaggtagctaacgttagctttgcttcgcaccgagttgatagattgtttccttagcaacgcagcggaaatccggcgtccgttcgcgagatttgggacagggtacgggattttggcgagggctatgtagggttcataatatcgcccccCGTACGTCTCTGACCCATCAGCCCGCAGAAAACATGCCCGCCTCGGCGGCGAAAGTGAGGAAAAAGGAGCTGAACTCCAAGAAAGCGCGAAAGGAAGTTATAGAGCACATTGAGAAAGTTCAACGGCAACTGGATAGGCTGAAAGAGCAGGCCAACGAGGAGATGTTAAAAGTACGACAAAACATGTCGGCCTCGGCGGCGAGAGTGAGTGAAAAGGAGCTGAACTCGAACCAAGACGGAGCAGACAAAACCTCCGAGGAAGAGCTAAAGGACATTATAGGACGCCTTGAGGAAGTTCAACGGGAACTGGATAGGCTGAATGAACGGGCCAGCGAGGAGACCTTAAAAGTAGAACGAAAGTGCGATAAACCCCGTCGGCCGTTCTTTCAGAAGTGGTCAGAACTGATCGCCAAAATCCCAAACCTTCTCAACCATCCAGCAGTATCTGCCCTACTGAGGGTGGAAGACGAGGAGGCACTTGATTACCTGAGCCgagtggaggtgacagagtttgaAGACATCAAGTCAGGCTACAGAATAGATTTTTATTTTGATGGAAATCCGTACTTCGAAAACAAAGTACTTTCCAAAGAGTTTGATCTGAACGAGAGCGGAGACCCATCTTCAAAGTCAACAGAGATCAAATGGAAATCGGGACGGGATCTGACCAAGCGCTCCAGCCAGACACAAAACAAAGTGGGGAGGAAGAGGCGACATGAAGAACCGGAGAGCTTCTTCACCTGGTTCACTGACCGCGCTGATGCTGAGGCTGGAAAGCTGGGAGAAGCCATTAAGGAGGATGACATCTGGCAAAACCCTCTGCTGTACTTGTGTTCTGACACGGATGATGAAGAGGGCGAaggtgaggatgatgatgatgatgatgatgatgatgcgagactgagggccccccacaacacctggggccccacccaactagaacacaacgcagagctactgatgagagtgacgggcgtgcagcaggctgaccagcatagaacagcataggactgcccccgttacatgagGCTTGGTCTGAGGATCACCTACAGCAAATGTCGTGAAAATCGGACAAAATATGTGGCCTGTGCAAACTGTTTAATCATAAAATCCAATATGGCGGAAATTGACGTTATGGTGTGTATTGAGCTTGGCTTGATGCAAGGACTTCAACGATATCTTATTTTCGAAAATCGGGACATGCGGTTCAAAAGTTACATGCATAAACGTACCTCCAAATTTGATCCATTGGTGGCGCTACAGTGCCGGAGGCATAACCATGTTACTTGTTGAAAAGAATCGTTGCACTGTCCCCAAAAAGTGTGCCAAATTTCACAAATGTTTACCATACTGTTCTAGGGGCTGCCACTGACAACCTAGCCAGAAGAAAATGTTGTGGAATAAGATAACATAGAAACACTTAGGGTGCCAACGCCAGCTGCCCCCACCCCGATAAATAGAAAAGAGAAATAGATTCTGACGAAATTGAACTCAGCTCAAGTAAACCTTCAAGGTCACACACACCCCCCTCGACTTCCTCCTCCCCATTAGGACTATTAAATGGGACTCTGTGATTGGTTGGAGTTTTAAGCGGAGGGATCAGGGTGACGGGCTGTGACGCAACCAGCGCTGTAAATTTCCACCCGGCAGCGAAAGCGAGGACGATACATGAAAAAAGTcacagaaaacagagagagagagagagagagagagagagagagagagagagagagagagagagagagagagagagagagagagagagagagagagagagagagagagagagagagagagagagaaatggtgaCAAAGGGAGAGAATCAGAGTGGGACTTATCCTGTGAGTCAAGAAAAGAAGGGGAGAAAGTGAGAGTAATCCAAAAATGTCTGTCACGTCATGTCTTTCTCCTCCTTACTTTTGCTCTTTTCTGTCTTAATTTTGCTGTCTCACTCCAGCGACAAGACATTTACACTTGGCATTTAGAGAACCAGGAACATGACTAACTTGTGGACAGAGCCAGCCTTTGTCTCTTCGCCTAcccgctcacacaaacacatacttgGGTTTTCTAGTTTCTGGGCATTTTAAGACTGAGTTTGCAATACATTGCAATTAGCAAAGACACGTTCTGAACAAAGACCTCTCTTGTGTGCAGCGAAAACAGGAAGTGCTAGCTTTCACAGTTGCCTGAGACGCTTCCTGTGTCAGTCGAGGGTCGGTAAATAGTGGAACGAAGTCATTTTGTGTTTTAAAGAAGTATAAACAAGCCTTAGTGCTGAATTGGAAACCTTTCGAGTTTCAAACTGCATTCGGGTGTTGCGTTCTCTTCAGAAATCACCACACAGGTTGTCTTAAGATAAAGCAAGTTTGCTGAAATGAAGCTGTTCCTCTCCCTCCCATACTCCTATTTATCTTATTATGTTCGTGGTAGTGTAACAAAGTGTTGATGTACCAGTGTTACTAACTAAGCTATTTCATATGCTAGCAACATTTGCTTCCACTTTATTGCCTGCAGTCAATTACTTGCTTGCATAGCAACAAGCCACTATATTCTTTGGTGAAAGAaattgcaaataaaaaaaaaatcttaaaaaaatgttttacttttgttgtttttttactttcatAGCTGTGATTGCTTTCAGTTCACGTCATTGCTATTCACGATAACATACTCCCTCTCGTGCTGTACTGTGTACAGATACATAACGTATAGATGGAAGGGTTTTGTTGCCTTAATAAAAAATATGAAGACAAACTACCTAGCTAGTTTTCAGTTAATAGAAAGTCATATTTTCAGTTCATATAGCTTAACCTATGTCATAAATTATTTATGCATATAATGTATAAATGCATAGTTAGGTtcacttcagttttttttttctaaattggtCTGTAAATTGTCCAATCTCTACTGGCTCCAACAGTTAAGACCAAAGTCAGCAATCTCTTTTCAAGATGTGTCAGcaaggatttttttgtttttgtttttgtttcttgtttAAAAACAGTTAATAGGAGATGTTCACACTGGCGCTGTTGAAAACCAGGAAGCAATTAAGATTGGTAACCTTGCCTCTCATGGACTCTCAAAGTGATCCAACAACCTCCTGGGATATGAGTATAAAAGAAACTCTTTCATCCATTAAGGTGACAGCCATTAGCATTAAGTGATCGATTGCTACTCACACCTTTGATAACATGTTATCCAAGTGTTGTAGATGTATGGTAGCCTATTGAttcaaattccttttttttttgtggataattTCACACTTTATTTTCTTGGAGATACAATATTGGAGAGGTTTAATTTGCCTTTTCAAGGATTTAACTTGAGACAAGTTTAAATTAATTAGACGAAACACTGGTTATTTACTGAACTGTACCGAATTACCATTTTTGCTCAGAAGTCATTAGTTCATTTTGCAGCACACTCTTGGTGTTGCATATGTAATTAATTATGCTCTTCATGTTATTGGTCTATTTTTTGCTACTAGAGAGGTCCAGGTTTCTTTTTTCTATTTCTGTCATTATGAGCTCCAACTTTTAACTGCGCTAACAGGGGAGGTGGTTAGAGGAGTCATACACTTGCTTTTTTGTCGCACTAAAAATGTCCCAAATGAGCTCAAACACTGACTAGTATAAGTCTCAGGATGAAATGTATAAGTTGGATATAGCCTAGCGAAAAGTACCGTAATTATTTGGCTCTCTATTAAACGTAAGTCAGTGACAGCTTTAAGACCTCATATAAACTGAAGCCTGTTAATTTTGAAAAATAAAGGATGGGCTATACGTCACACACAAGCCAACAACTTTACGATATTGGAGACATGTTCTGAAAGGTTTCAACCTTCTGGCTACAAAAAGCTAGCAGGTCTGAACTTATTCCTgcaaataaatataaaaatatggtCATGTTACCAACCAAAACATTAATGCCTGTTATATTTTACAAAGACGGCGGCATTTTTggatatacatgcatacatatatgtatgtatatgtagtgtgtgtgtgtgtgtgtgtgtgtgtgtgtgtgtgtgtgtgtgtgtgtgcagacatacATAACGTTTGTTAACGATGTTATCCTGCTAGCGAGGACATGGACTCCATTAAGCCTGTGATACACTTATCATAACAACAGAAGGAAATGGTCTAAGTAGTTTAACTCCCGGAGGAGGCAGGTAGATGAATTAATGTGAATAACAAAGTTGTCTGCAAGGAACAAGTGATTCATTGAGAAAGAGGGGGCAAAAGAGGAAGATGTGAGTAAATGAGTGAAGCAAAAACATTGCTAAATAAACAAACCATGCGCTCAGTCAAGCCTCCCACATTAAAAAACAGTTTCATTTTACTCAAAAAATAGTGATAATGTTCAGAACTGGCAACTGGAAGCTCCCCTGCAAACAGCTGCAATATAGTGGTTGGAAGTGTTGTTCTTGTATCACTGCCTCCACAAACTCCCTCCGGAGAATTACACTGGCCGTGGGAACAACACTAACTGTAGAGCGATTTAAGACACAGGCCAAAACCACAGTGTAAAACATAAAGACCCATTGTGTGGTGGTATTTTTATGttagtgtatgtgcatgtgtgtatgtgtgtgtgtgtatgctcacTGGACCAGATTCTGTGCTCTCTATGTCTTCAGACCCCAGCTAGTgccatgtgacacacacacacacacacacacacacacacacacacacacacacaaactccctgACCGCTTACATAACATGTTTCCTATTTTAAAACCATGTACGTTTACAATGAGTCGCCCATTACAATTCACTCCCCTTTCTCTTAATCCCCCACCTCTCCCCCCACCCCAATACAGACTTCTCATTCTGATCCTCCCTCCGTTCCCCCTGGACCTACTTCTTCCCTCCCACCGCCTTGTCTCTGTTGTCTTCCTCCCCCTTCCCTACCCCCCGCCTCAACTCCATTCCCCTTCATGTTTTCTTCTCATCCTCTTCTGTACCTCTGTTGTCCTCTACAGTCCTCAACTCCCTTTCTTTTACCTCCTCATCCTATCATCTAACTGACTCATCCCACTCCTTTCTTCACCACCCTCTTTtcagcttttttcccccccactccTCCTATCTCTCtcccctatccatccatccatccatccatccatccatccatgtgttatcttaaccgcttatcctgttctcagggtcgcggggatgctggaacctctctccctctctgcccctaGTAAGCACATTGTCCACCTACTCTCCACTCCCACAGTATTAACCATAGCTCTCTACTCCTCCTCTCACCTTCTCCTCCTTTCCCTCTTTTACCCCTATCAAATTCATCTTTCTGTtttcctccaccccccacccccccctctctctgcaagCTAGAAGTTCTGAGGGGTGTTGATGGTTTGAGAGAGTTTGGCATCAGATTTAACAGGAGATGGCATCCTTTGAGATATCATGTTTATTTATTCAACACAGGGTTTGGATCATACTTGAACCCTGTGTCACAGTAGATGAGATTCAAGTTGGCTGTGGGAGTGCAGAACTGTCATATTAATTTTTCCCATGCCTCCTAAATGAATAAGGTGGTAGCTGTGTTTCTGAAGAAGGAGCACTTTGTCAATCAGCTTTTTGAGAGTAGAGTCTTTGTATGGCATGTTTTGCCCCATGCTATACATTCGCCAGTGGTGACTCTTTCTGGAGTTCCAATATCCCCAATGAATTGCCGGCACATTCTAGGAACACCTCTTTCTCCAAAGCCAAGACCAGAGAAAAAGTGCAGCATCAAGAAAACACTACAAAAGACACTGAATGTGGTCTCCAATTCTTTAGATTTGGTAGGGATAAGCTGTTGCACAGAAAGAGACCATAGTTTATCTCGTTCATGTAAGAACCTGGATGTTTAGAGTTTGGTATACCACCATCAAGGATATGGATGCTacaatgttttttcttcttttgcttGGAGAAACCAGCAACAGGAAGGAAGCTGTAGGCAGAGGGATAACAGGCCCTGCAAGAGGACTGTGATGCCCAGTGCACTGTGTGCAGTGTGAGCTCCTTGTTGCTGAGAGGGTAAGCCTGGACAGAGACTTCAGCCTGGAGGAGCTGACTACACAAAGTGGAAAGTTTTCCTCAGGCCATGCACTGGGACTGGACAGCTTATACACAGATTATTTATCAATATTTTTGAGGCTGTTTTGGAGCTGATCTCCATAAGATGCTGCTGGAGTGTTTTGGAGAGGCATTAATGAGAGTGTCCTGTCAAAGGACCGATTTCCCTCTTCTGCCTCAGAAAGGAGAAAaggttttgtggaaaaaaaaactggaggCTTGGTTCTCTCATGTGCAAATTATATGGTGCGTTCCACAGGGTGCTTTTCAACAGACTGAAAGACACAACACTATTGCACTGATAGAGCCATAATCTGTCCTTTTTTTGACAGTATGAGCAGGAAATTTGTAATTTATTGACAAATCAAGATAAAgcatgtattatttttttttatctctacCCTAAGAAATGCTGGGTAAGGGGTTTGCTTTATCTAGTGGATGGGGCTACTATACTGTATCACTAATGGGGCTACTATCGGGGTAATAAATAAGGGAAGATAAAGAGCAGGCCCAAactcataaaaagggacattaagGAAGGGGTGCTCCATCTCAACACAGTTGTCTCGGGGCCTCTGCCATGC
It encodes:
- the LOC130131146 gene encoding protein SET-like, which codes for MSASAARVSEKELNSNQDGADKTSEEELKDIIGRLEEVQRELDRLNERASEETLKVERKCDKPRRPFFQKWSELIAKIPNLLNHPAVSALLRVEDEEALDYLSRVEVTEFEDIKSGYRIDFYFDGNPYFENKVLSKEFDLNESGDPSSKSTEIKWKSGRDLTKRSSQTQNKVGRKRRHEEPESFFTWFTDRADAEAGKLGEAIKEDDIWQNPLLYLCSDTDDEEGEGEDDDDDDDDDARLRAPHNNPS